A window of Patescibacteria group bacterium genomic DNA:
ACTCAAAAAGGATGGAATGGCAAACACAAGCCCGATCAAAGGAAGGATGAAAAAGGCGAGCGTTACTACGAGCGTCCACATGAAATATTTCCTCGTCTTCTCAATCGACACATATATTTCATCGATTTTTTGTCCTTGTTCTTCCAGTTTTTTTAATGCTTCTTGTTCCATGCGATATATTATAACTCTTTTAGGTTTCGTTTAAGAGAGTACTACTTAAACGTGAGGACAACACGCTCCACTTCATAGGGTTCAGCTGAATGGCTGATATGCAAGACAACCCTCCCCCTGCTAAAAGCACTCCTGATCTTTTTTGCAAGCCTTACGGCAAGCTGATTTTCAGTCGTGGTAACACGGTACCCTTTTTTGCTTTTTTCAATGACAATGACCCGATCCTGTGGATCTCGCTTTTGCGCTTGCTCGTTGTAAGATGCAATAAGATTCACAAGTTCCACTTCGTATTTTTCCGGAACATTTTTCACGATAATCTCTCCTTCATATTGCTTGTTTGTGATCATTGTGCAGGCGGGACACAGCACAAAGTGAACGCCCTTTTTCCGTGCGAGTAATATTTGATCCGAGAGCTGTACGCCCGGGCGGTGCCATTCTTTCTTGAAAAGTACGTTGTGGCATTTTTTGCATACCGCAACACCTTTGTGTGAATGACCATACTCATCATGCTTTGAAACCCCGTTCGGCTCGGGTTTCTTAAAAATACTTTTGGCGTCTCGTTTTCCAAAAAATCCTGTTTTCATGATATTTATTTTGTTATACCTCGTGAAAAGCGGAATAAAGTCAGGTGCGTTAAACAGGTTCTCCTGTTATAAAAACTTGTCAATGGGAGAAAAAAGTTTGATATATACAACCGTGCCGATGATGGACAAAAGCGCGAGAATGAGAATGGAAAATATAACAACCAGTGTTTTTTTCATAATAATGGTGTGAATACATCACACTAAGCAGATTCATTCACGAAACTCCAAGGGAAATTCTTATATGCATAATACCACAAACAAACCGCCGTGCGCAATAGCACGGCGGTTTTATGATTCTCGGAATTCTGTTATTTTGACGAACGAGGAGCGACCTAAATTTCTTGAGCGANNNNNNNNNNNNNNNNNNNNNNNNNNNNNNNNNNNNNNNNNNNNNNNNNNNNNNNNNNNNNNNNNNNNNNNNNNNNNNNNNNNNNNNNNNNNNNNNNNNNTTCTCGGAATTCTGTTATTTTGACGAACGAGGAGCGACCTAAATTTCTTGAGCGACATTGTTTTCTTACGAATGAAGTGAGTTAGAAAACAAGAAGTACTCTTTGTGGTGCGAAGCGACTAGAAATTGGAAGTACTCTTTGTGGTGCGACACGAAAGTTTCCGAACTTTCATGGCATCCGAATGAAGTCAAAACAACGCCCAATCTATTTATTGGGCGTTATTTATGCTCAACAAAGGTGAGCGCTTTTCCTTTCTTGCCCGCTCTTCCTGTTCTGCCGATACGGTGGACGTAGTCGTCATACGTTGCGGGAATGTCATAGTTGATGACATGGCTGATGCCGCTGATATCAAGGCCGCGCGCCGCAACATCCGTTGCTACGAGGATCTGGGCGCGGTTATCCTTGAAGAGGCCGAGCGCTTTCTGTCGTTTTGATTGGTTTTTATCGCCGTGGATCGATTCGGCTTTGAATCCTCTTTTGACAAGAAGTTTGGAGAGGTTCTCCACGCCGTGTTTTGTCTTGCCAAAGATAAGCACCTTGCTGAACTCCGGCTGGATCAAAAGGTCATGAAGTATGTCAAGTTTTTCATCACCGCGCTTAACTCTCACCACGTCTTGGTCCACATTCTTTGCGGTATCTTGCGTTTTTACGGAAATAGAAACCGGCTCGCGAAGAAATTCCTTAATGAGCGTCTCAATTTCTCGCGAGAGTGTCGCGGAGAAAAAGAGCGTATGCCGTTCTTTCGGCAAGCACGCCATCATAAAACGCATGTCGGGAAGAAATCCCATATCAAGCATCCTGTCCGCTTCGTCTAAAACCACGCTCTTGAAACGCGCGAGATCAAGAACTTTCCTTTTGATAAGATCCTTCAGTCTCCCCGGTGTGCCGATCACAAAACGGTGCGCACGTTTGAGGCCTGAAATTTGCTGGCCGATATGCGCGCCTCCCACACAGCATACGGAATGAATATTCGTATGCTTGCTGAATTCTTTGAGCTCTTCGTTGATCTGAATGGCAAGTTCGCGCGTGGGGACGACGATCAGTACGTTCTCTTTCGGATCTGTCATCACCTTATTGATAAGAGGAATGAGAAACGCGCCCGTCTTACCCGTTCCCGTGTTGGCAATGCCGACGACATCTGATCCGCGAAGAATGTGCGGAATGGTCCTGTCTTGGATAGGCGTAGGCATCGTGTATCCTTTTGCGGCAATATTTGCCTTGATCTGTTGATGAATCTTGAAATCTTCAAACTTGTGCTCCGGCACAAAATGTTCCACCTTTTCGGTGATCACCGCTTTATTGATGAATTTTGAGACATCAATCCTCTGGCTCCTCATCTGCTGTCTCTGTCCGCCCCTCTGTCCACCTCTCTGTCCTCCGTGCGCGCGAAAATTACTCCCATGACGAGACGGGACGCTTTTCTGAAACGGTTTCTTGCTAAAATTCTTTTTATACATATATTCTTTGTGCGGTGCCTTCTTTGAATGATAATAGCGGACCAAGAGCGGGCCCGCTATACTTTTTAAAATAAGTGAGACTCTAAGTTTGCATGAATATAATAGCCGAAATCCAATTATTTGTCAACCGAGCACCACTTTTACCATTGAAACAAAAGGGGTTTTGCGTATAGTGCATCATTGTTTCTATAAATACTCAATGGAGGAATTGGTCAAAGTGGTGCTCGGTCAACCCCATGAGGAGTAGGTTTACGAACAAAATAGAACGCTCCAAAGAATATGACACCCGCAAGCGCGATAAGCCCGAAAAAGCGTAGCTGTTCTCCGAGGATAATCGACTCGCTTGCATAAGTGGTAATGATCACGAACGGCAATTCCGCAAGAAATGTCAGCAAAACATATTTCCAAAAAGGGTATCGGATAAAGCCGAATGCGTAGCCAAGCTCTGCGGGAAGCGCCAAGCGAAGAAGAAACATCATGAAAAAGCTCGTATGGACTCTGACCTCGCGGAGCCACACATCAAAGCGCTCAGCGGAAATAACATAGCGAACCGCCGGGTAGCCGACATAATACCCGATAAAATAAGCTATTGCAGCGCCAAGAAGCCATCCTCCGAGTAGCAAAAGAGCGGTCAGCGCCGTACCCCAAAGAGCGACCGCCACGGGGATGAGCGGAAGATTAGTGAAAGGGCTCACCATCGCCGCAAGAGCGGCAGTGAGTATGAACACGAGGATCCCCAGTATTTCGTTCTGTCTTACGTATACTTCAAAAAAGGAGACGATATCGTAAAACGCCTCCTGCAACGAAAGGGAGTACCAAAACAAAAGGGTGACCGCGATAAGTATGCCGATTATGAGTAATGTCCGCTTATACGTCATAATAGTGAGTATAGCAAAACGAGGCGGCGGCGTCTTTCACTTCCCTTTATCGACGGAGTGCAAAAATCTCACCTTTTTAAAGACACACTCCTCTATCAGCAATGCTCTTTTTAGGTTATCCTGTATTTATGGATGTATCCTCTGCTTTTGCAATACAATACGCCCCTGTCTTTCTCGGTCTTTTGCTTGGCGGAGAGGTAGTACTGGTACCGGCAGTCTACTTAAGCGCCGTAGGGGTATTAGATCCCCTCTCTGTGTTTGCACTCGCTCTTGTCGCAACACTTGTATCAGATTCACTGTGGTATCTGTTCGGGAAATTGATGTATCAGGCAAGGAAACTACTGCCTGAAGAACAAGAGAGTACGGAAGGGTTAAAGCGACGTTTTGTTCATAGGATGTACGCGCGAGTTGCACCAAAGATTGAGCGTCTTTCCGCCGTCTTTGTAGAGAATCCAATCAAAATACTGATACTGTCAAAATTTGTTTACGGTACGCGCACTGCCATGCAAGTATTATCCGGAATGTATAGGGTCCCCTATCGGCGTTATCTCATCGGCGATCTCATCGGGTCAGTACTTCTTATTCTGTTCACTTTTGCGCTCGGTCTTGGCGTACAAAAAGTTTTCAACACCACCGTATTGGATGTTCGGAATATTCTGCTATCCCTCTCTGTTTTTGTTGTTCTCTTTTTGGTGCTTACGTACAGCGCGAAGAAAGTAATTGAAAAACTATGGTTTCAGTAATTATTCCGGCGTACAATGAAGAAAAAACTATCGGGCAGGTGATTGAAAGCTTACGGTCGCACCCTTTGGTGGAAGAGATACTTGTAGTCAACGACGGCTCAACCGACAAAACTGCCGCGATTGCCACAGCGGCGGGGGCGACTGTCGTGTATTCCCTGCCCGTAAACCAGGGAAAAGCCGCTGCCATGCATTACGGCGTGGACCATGCAAAGAACGATCTCATCTTGTTCGTGGATGCCGACATTGATGGCCTTACGCATGAGACAATTACGGAATTGATCGGCGCGGTTGCAGGCGGTGGATTCGGCATGGCGGTAGCACTGCGAGGGAGAGGTATCTATTGGTCAAACAAGATCTTGCGGATATTTCCCGCGATCGGCGGCGAGCGAGCACTCTCAAAAGAACTCTGGAGGAGACTGCCTCACCATCTTATCAAAGGATTCCAAATTGAGATCGCTCTTAACTACTATGCCAAGAGTACCGGTGTGCGCATGAAATTAATATTTGCGCCGACATTGCGCCAAACTATAAAAGAGCGTAAGTACGGGCTCTTTAATGGGCTTTGGAGACGGGCGCGCATGATAACGGAAATGTGTGTGATAGGGATACAGCTTTATTTCTTGGATGCGCTACGCATCAAGGTCTACAGTCCCGCAAAGGAAAAGATTGACACGCGTATTTGAAGATGACTGGAACGATTTTATGAATCACGGGAGACATCTTGTATCTCTTTCGTAATAATATTCTCCGCTTCCTTTAAATTCTTCTCAAATTCTTCAAGAAAGAGAATCTCTTCAGTGGTAAGTTTTCGCTTGTCTTTTACCGCTTTCAATCGCATAACATGCGCATGAACATCCTTGCGAAGAAGGTTGAATGACTTTTCAAGCACTTTTTCCGCCTCTCTACCTTCGCGGCGAAGACGGCGAATAATCCGTGAAAGTCGATACCACGTGGATATCCCTATGCCGATGATGGCGGCAAGCGCAAGAAGAATGAGAATGATCAGAGAAAGATAGTTGAGGATCAGCGTCATGACACTCGCCAGGAATTTCGGGTTTATTATGATCGTGAGTGGTACGCTTTCATTGCTTCTCGCTCCGCGTGCGTCAGTCACGCGCGCGGTAAACGTATAGACCCCGGAGTCAAAACGCTTTGTAATAATAAGCGTGAAATCTCCGGAACCGTTGCTTTGCGTGTTCTCTTCGGATACTACTTTCTCATCCTGCTTGATGAGAACGCTCACATTTGAATTCGGATAGGTGGTTCCGCGAATTTTGATTATGTCGCCCGATTCAACTTCTTCCGGATAGGAAGTTATGACCGGCGCGTCAATCGCTTCAATCGTGAAATCGGCCGATGCGCTCGTGGTGTTCCCGGCGCGATCCAGAGCGGTTACCGTCACTATGTACATGCCCGGATACTGCGACGGAAGCTCTTGCTGGTTCCCGCCCGCGAGTGCGTCCACGCGCTCTGCCACGTCGCTTCCTACTCTCACATTGTAATAGCTTATACCCGACTGGTCGTCCGTCGTATTGAAGAGAATGACCGATTGCGGCAAAACCCCTTTCGTCCCGTGCGGGAACGTAATAGAGAATGGTTTCGGCGGTGTGGTATCAATATTTACGCGGTAATGCGCCACAGCACCCCATCCCGTTGCTGTCCGTATCTGCAAGTGGAAGTAATAGATGCCATCGGGAAGAGTATCAATTTTTTTGTTTCCGATCGGCGGATCATAGCTCACAGTCGGTATGCTTTTTGGTGATGTGCCTATGAGCGTCCTAACCTCAAGCACCCCCAGAGGAAGTGTCCACGAAAATTCCGGACTACTGTTCGCATACCATTTCGCCTGGTCTGGATGTGTTGATGAAGCGATGGTCGGCGCCTTACCCTCTGAAGTAGTCTCTTCTGCCGGAGGTGTTCCTACCGGTAAAGATTTAGAATCAATATTGATAATCGCCGTGCGAAGGCCGGTCAGAATATTCGTACCGGTTCCGTCATTCGCTAAAACCGAACCGGAAGTGAAGCTCAAATTTGCCTCCCCTGGGGCTTTCGCCCTAAACGTGATGGTGAGAATCTTGCCGCTACCCCCCATAAATCCCGGATTGAGCACAATGCCTTCAAAACTGACCGTTCCTCCGTTGTTTGAAAATGACGGCTCTTGTACCCAGAGAGAAAATATTGACCCGGTTTTTGAAAGAGAGACGACTTCCAATTTGTCAGACGGGAAAGAAACAACGCCGGAAGCGGCATTCATAGCCTGATCAGAACTCCCCGTATAGACGCCGACTGAAAAGGTACTGCCGACACTATAAGAATCTGCTGATTGAGAAAAAGAAAGCGTCGCCGCCTCCGCTCCAAACGGCGCAAGTGAAAGCAGTAAAAAAAGAATTATTGTATAAATCTTGGCCATAATATTTTGAGCAAAAATAGAACGACAATCATCATTAATAGTATACTAAGAATTGCGTATTGTTGATACCATGGCGCGATGTTTCGCGCGTCCAATACCGCGACTCTTTCATTGCCGGCTTTATCAATTGCTTTAACGAATATCTTTCTCTCAAGCGACTGCTGTTTCAAGAGATAGGGACTTTCGGCAACGCTAAACCGACTCCACTGCCCTTCGCGCACTTCATAGCGGTCAATCCCTGATATCTTGTCTTGAGTTGCGAATATGAGAGCGTATTTTCCGTCAAAGTAACTTAACTCATTTGTAACAATCGGCTTAAAATCCTCCGGGGGTTCATTGTCTGTAACTTTCTCAACTTCTGGTGCAGGTAGTTTTGATTCTAAAGAGATTAAGAATGGAAACAGCGAGGTTTGTGTGTACACTTCCGTGCCTTCTCCATCATTTCGCAAAACTCGTATTGCGTCTCCCTGAATGGTGCCGTTGCCGTCTTTTTTTGCGCGAAACACAATTGAAAACAAAAGTTCTTTTTTGCCCGAAAATCCTCCCGGGGTAATGCCTGAAAATACAATGACGCCCTGTTCCAGAATACGTGGTTTTTCCACCCAAAAATTGATAGTGGAATTCCCGTCTCGGATTTCTCTCGCTTCCAAAAGGTCAGCTGGAAACACCACCCTTCCCTCCGCAGCGTTTATTGATTCACCTTCAGTATTCAAGAATACATTCATTAAAAATTCTTCTTCTTGCGCGAATTCATGACTTTGCGCGTCAAAAGATATTCCAGCGGCAAAAACGGGTGTGGCAACAAAAGCCACAAACAATGAAAGAAAGATGAATGTAATTTTAGTGAAGATATTCATATATTTACCCCGTCCAATAAAACGCCATGATACTGAAATCAACCAAGTCCACTTTTCCATCGCCATTCAATTTTGCCGTCTCCGTTGTTTTAAAAACGGCGCTCAATGGACGTTTGTACCAATATGCCGCGATGGAAAAATCAACCAGATTCACTTTGCAGTCATTATTCAAATCGGCCTTGCCGGGGCATTTTGTCGCAATCGTGGCAGCTACATTTTTCGTACCAACGAGAAAGCTCGCGATTTTACCGAAAGAACTAATCTCACCATTCAATGCCGACTTTGACTTCGTGGTGTGCTGTCCCATTTCAAGTACGGAGGTGTCAAAGTTATGCAGATACACACCGCTTGCGTCAGTCTTTTCCTTCACGAAAAATTCCTCTTCCGAATTGACAGTGATAACGATTTCCGATGTAGGCGCGCTTTGGCCGAAAATGGCGATGTTATCGCCTCGTTTTACTTCGCTTTTATCAACCGAGATGGTCGGCGCGATAAAAATACCGCTGACATTGGTGGTGGCGCCCGAGGTTATACTCACGGGAAAAGTGAGAAGGGATGAACGCACGCCCTTGCTGTCTTCGCTGTAGACGGAAAAAATGTAATTCCCGCCGGAAAGACCGGAAAGACTTATTTGAAAATTCGCATCACTGCCTGCAACAGTGGTCGCGGCAACCTGCGCGTCTTTAAGAAGCGTTACCGTACTTTTTGGGTAAGCGCGACCGGAGAAAACAGCTCCTGTTGCCGACGCAATAATTCCTCCCCCACCTCCTCCGCCACCGCCTCCTCCGCCGCTAGGTGGAGGTGCCGCCGGAGCCGCTACGGGTGTCGCAGAAACCTGTGTTGAGGTCGCGATAGCATTGCCGAAAGCGTCTTTTGCAACAACAACAAAATAATAGGTTGTACTATTGCTAAGCCCTGTTCTTGTAGAAGAGGTCACGTTCCCTAGCGAAGTATACGTGTACGGTCCTCCTGAAATTGTGGCCTGCCCGATATTGTACCCGGATGCTGTCCAACCTAAAACGCCTTGCGATGCCGTCCAGGAAAGCGCCGTTTGCCCGTCTCCCGCGGTGGCGGAAACAACAGGCGTTGAAGCAAACGGGTACCGCAAAAATCCGGCGCCAAGCTGGAATGAAGAAGCGGTGCTCGTCCCCAGAGCGATTTCAGCTACCGTTCCCCACAGTTGAAATCCGGTTGATGTTGAAAATCCCGCCGGAGCCATAACCGGATCCAAGACACGAAACGAACTCGAGGTGAACTCATTAGCTCGAGAATTAAAGGGGGTAAAAAAACTCGCAATAAGCACGAGTATGAAGATTCCAAAATATTTACGACCTACGGATACATCCTTTCTCATCATACTAAATAGTACCACATTCGCGATAAAGAACCGTGGTTAATAGAAAAACTCTCTTATCAATTTCTATTGACCGATATTGAGTGAGGCAACTTCAACGATAATATTTGCTTTTGGATCGTAGAGAAATGCTTTTTGCGCTGCGGTATAGAGAAGTACTTCGTCGCCAACTTTCGCTTTGGCAAAAAATGGGTTGCCCGCAAGCGGAGCTGTGTCAGACACAGTTGCCACCACAGGAAGTTCGCCTTCAGGTAAAGCGATGAGTCTCCCTACTCTCTCCACCAAGAGAGCAATCTTTGCTTCGTTTGCTTTATTTGGGTC
This region includes:
- a CDS encoding dockerin type I repeat-containing protein, which gives rise to MRKDVSVGRKYFGIFILVLIASFFTPFNSRANEFTSSSFRVLDPVMAPAGFSTSTGFQLWGTVAEIALGTSTASSFQLGAGFLRYPFASTPVVSATAGDGQTALSWTASQGVLGWTASGYNIGQATISGGPYTYTSLGNVTSSTRTGLSNSTTYYFVVVAKDAFGNAIATSTQVSATPVAAPAAPPPSGGGGGGGGGGGGIIASATGAVFSGRAYPKSTVTLLKDAQVAATTVAGSDANFQISLSGLSGGNYIFSVYSEDSKGVRSSLLTFPVSITSGATTNVSGIFIAPTISVDKSEVKRGDNIAIFGQSAPTSEIVITVNSEEEFFVKEKTDASGVYLHNFDTSVLEMGQHTTKSKSALNGEISSFGKIASFLVGTKNVAATIATKCPGKADLNNDCKVNLVDFSIAAYWYKRPLSAVFKTTETAKLNGDGKVDLVDFSIMAFYWTG
- a CDS encoding glycosyltransferase family 2 protein; this encodes MVSVIIPAYNEEKTIGQVIESLRSHPLVEEILVVNDGSTDKTAAIATAAGATVVYSLPVNQGKAAAMHYGVDHAKNDLILFVDADIDGLTHETITELIGAVAGGGFGMAVALRGRGIYWSNKILRIFPAIGGERALSKELWRRLPHHLIKGFQIEIALNYYAKSTGVRMKLIFAPTLRQTIKERKYGLFNGLWRRARMITEMCVIGIQLYFLDALRIKVYSPAKEKIDTRI
- a CDS encoding DEAD/DEAH box helicase, which codes for MYKKNFSKKPFQKSVPSRHGSNFRAHGGQRGGQRGGQRQQMRSQRIDVSKFINKAVITEKVEHFVPEHKFEDFKIHQQIKANIAAKGYTMPTPIQDRTIPHILRGSDVVGIANTGTGKTGAFLIPLINKVMTDPKENVLIVVPTRELAIQINEELKEFSKHTNIHSVCCVGGAHIGQQISGLKRAHRFVIGTPGRLKDLIKRKVLDLARFKSVVLDEADRMLDMGFLPDMRFMMACLPKERHTLFFSATLSREIETLIKEFLREPVSISVKTQDTAKNVDQDVVRVKRGDEKLDILHDLLIQPEFSKVLIFGKTKHGVENLSKLLVKRGFKAESIHGDKNQSKRQKALGLFKDNRAQILVATDVAARGLDISGISHVINYDIPATYDDYVHRIGRTGRAGKKGKALTFVEHK
- a CDS encoding NMD3-related protein, translating into MKTGFFGKRDAKSIFKKPEPNGVSKHDEYGHSHKGVAVCKKCHNVLFKKEWHRPGVQLSDQILLARKKGVHFVLCPACTMITNKQYEGEIIVKNVPEKYEVELVNLIASYNEQAQKRDPQDRVIVIEKSKKGYRVTTTENQLAVRLAKKIRSAFSRGRVVLHISHSAEPYEVERVVLTFK
- a CDS encoding VTT domain-containing protein codes for the protein MLFLGYPVFMDVSSAFAIQYAPVFLGLLLGGEVVLVPAVYLSAVGVLDPLSVFALALVATLVSDSLWYLFGKLMYQARKLLPEEQESTEGLKRRFVHRMYARVAPKIERLSAVFVENPIKILILSKFVYGTRTAMQVLSGMYRVPYRRYLIGDLIGSVLLILFTFALGLGVQKVFNTTVLDVRNILLSLSVFVVLFLVLTYSAKKVIEKLWFQ
- a CDS encoding VTT domain-containing protein encodes the protein MTYKRTLLIIGILIAVTLLFWYSLSLQEAFYDIVSFFEVYVRQNEILGILVFILTAALAAMVSPFTNLPLIPVAVALWGTALTALLLLGGWLLGAAIAYFIGYYVGYPAVRYVISAERFDVWLREVRVHTSFFMMFLLRLALPAELGYAFGFIRYPFWKYVLLTFLAELPFVIITTYASESIILGEQLRFFGLIALAGVIFFGAFYFVRKPTPHGVDRAPL